A genomic segment from Pedobacter sp. MC2016-14 encodes:
- a CDS encoding alpha-rhamnosidase: MKYFYVFALCLVFGLKPDLVQAQKASWIWYPGDFDIWMSNKMQNRRTERGSFLPPFWKMDSHYVLVDFHKEFDLDKAEEVKLYVEGQYNVKIDGQALTGYPKTISIPAGHHKLSLKVYAQDRVPSILVKGTKVVSDDTWLATFEDKEWIDASGKVSDKSGTIFVSAGSWNMTDPLMPPSKFQLPVVPAFAVNKTKQDKGLISDFGKETFGFIKLHGLKGKGKLNIYYGESKEEALSKDHCETLDLLELDISGVKDSVMALSKAFRYVNCQPEGNVSLDSVSMLYEYAPVTEKGSFACSDPQINKIYDVAKYTFHLNTREFFIDGIKRDRWVWSGDAYQSYLMNYYSFFDSPTVKRTLLAQRGKDPVTAHINTIMDYSFYWFLGINDYYQFTGDKKFIVDVYPRMKALMDYVLGRRNKDGLLEWMPGDWIFIDWADGLSKDGAVSFEQLLFCRSLESMALCADMAGDKDGAANYGQLATELKAKIFKLYWNENKHALVHSRIDGKATDNVTRYANMFGIFFNYFNPAQKLEVKQHVLLNDKVNKITTPYMRFYELEALCAMGEQDYVLKEMKDYWGGMLNLGATSFWEEYNPAKKGTEHLAMYARPFGKSLCHAWGASPIYLLGKYYLGVKPLSPGYETYEIEPALGGLQWMEGKVPVPGGEIAVYCSKKEIKVKSASGKGLLKFKSNSKPSVKGGVIVAKGNGSYELSVEKGKDYTVKYSI; encoded by the coding sequence ATGAAATATTTCTATGTATTTGCCCTTTGCCTGGTGTTTGGCTTAAAGCCAGATCTTGTCCAGGCTCAAAAAGCATCCTGGATTTGGTATCCTGGCGATTTCGACATTTGGATGTCGAACAAAATGCAAAACAGAAGGACGGAGCGGGGCTCTTTTCTTCCTCCTTTCTGGAAAATGGACAGTCATTACGTACTGGTAGACTTCCACAAGGAATTTGATCTTGACAAGGCGGAAGAAGTAAAGCTATATGTAGAAGGACAATACAATGTAAAAATTGATGGACAGGCCCTTACAGGTTACCCTAAAACCATCAGCATTCCTGCCGGACACCATAAACTGAGCTTAAAAGTTTATGCTCAGGATAGGGTTCCTTCTATATTGGTTAAGGGAACCAAAGTGGTATCAGACGATACCTGGCTGGCCACATTTGAAGATAAAGAATGGATTGATGCGAGTGGTAAAGTCTCTGATAAATCAGGAACCATATTTGTTTCTGCTGGTTCCTGGAACATGACAGATCCGTTGATGCCACCTTCCAAATTTCAATTGCCTGTAGTTCCTGCTTTTGCAGTTAACAAAACTAAGCAGGATAAAGGTTTGATTTCAGACTTTGGTAAAGAGACCTTCGGCTTTATTAAGCTGCATGGGCTTAAAGGCAAAGGAAAGCTGAACATTTACTATGGAGAATCTAAAGAAGAAGCTTTGTCGAAAGATCACTGTGAAACCCTGGATCTTTTGGAACTTGACATCTCTGGCGTTAAAGATTCTGTGATGGCGCTTTCTAAAGCATTCCGCTATGTGAACTGTCAGCCAGAGGGTAATGTATCCCTTGATTCTGTGAGCATGTTATACGAATATGCACCTGTTACAGAGAAGGGGAGTTTTGCCTGTTCAGACCCACAGATCAACAAAATCTATGATGTAGCCAAGTATACCTTCCACTTAAATACCCGTGAGTTTTTTATCGATGGCATTAAGCGCGATAGGTGGGTATGGTCTGGCGATGCGTACCAAAGTTACCTGATGAACTATTACTCTTTCTTTGACTCGCCTACGGTAAAGAGAACTTTATTGGCACAAAGGGGTAAAGATCCGGTAACGGCGCACATCAATACCATTATGGACTATTCTTTTTACTGGTTTCTTGGGATTAATGATTATTATCAATTTACAGGCGACAAGAAGTTTATTGTAGATGTGTATCCAAGGATGAAAGCCCTGATGGACTATGTATTGGGACGTAGAAATAAAGATGGCTTATTGGAATGGATGCCGGGAGACTGGATTTTTATTGATTGGGCCGATGGCTTGAGCAAGGATGGTGCAGTGAGTTTTGAGCAATTGCTTTTTTGCCGCAGTTTAGAAAGCATGGCCCTTTGTGCTGATATGGCTGGTGATAAAGATGGGGCAGCAAACTACGGTCAGCTTGCAACAGAATTGAAAGCCAAGATATTTAAATTGTACTGGAACGAAAATAAACATGCGCTGGTACACAGTCGCATTGACGGAAAAGCTACAGATAATGTAACCCGTTATGCTAATATGTTCGGCATCTTCTTTAATTATTTCAATCCTGCTCAAAAACTGGAAGTGAAACAACATGTATTGCTAAATGATAAGGTAAATAAGATTACTACGCCGTATATGCGCTTTTATGAATTGGAGGCTTTATGCGCCATGGGCGAGCAAGATTATGTCCTTAAAGAAATGAAAGACTATTGGGGCGGTATGCTGAACCTGGGTGCTACAAGTTTCTGGGAGGAGTACAATCCTGCTAAAAAGGGTACAGAGCATTTGGCGATGTATGCCCGTCCGTTTGGAAAAAGCCTTTGTCATGCCTGGGGTGCGAGTCCAATCTACTTACTGGGCAAGTACTATTTGGGTGTAAAACCACTTTCGCCGGGGTATGAAACTTATGAGATTGAACCTGCTCTGGGCGGTTTGCAATGGATGGAAGGTAAAGTTCCGGTTCCTGGCGGCGAGATTGCGGTATATTGCAGCAAAAAAGAAATTAAGGTTAAATCTGCCAGTGGAAAAGGTTTGCTTAAATTTAAAAGCAATTCAAAACCATCTGTAAAAGGCGGGGTTATCGTGGCCAAAGGAAATGGTAGCTATGAATTAAGCGTAGAAAAAGGAAAAGATTATACGGTTAAGTACAGTATATAA
- a CDS encoding ORF6N domain-containing protein: protein MRETNTVSIPDEVVMSKIYVIRNQKIMLDEDLAELYGVETRRLNEQVRRNPDRLPEDFFFTLNVQEFADLKSQNATSSWGGQRKLPNAFTEHGVSMLSQCAEQ, encoded by the coding sequence ATGCGTGAAACGAATACTGTATCCATACCTGATGAAGTGGTTATGAGTAAGATCTATGTCATCCGAAATCAGAAAATAATGCTGGATGAAGATCTGGCTGAATTGTATGGAGTGGAAACAAGGCGCTTGAATGAGCAGGTGAGAAGGAATCCTGACCGACTTCCTGAAGACTTTTTCTTCACTTTAAATGTGCAGGAGTTTGCAGACTTGAAGTCGCAAAATGCGACATCAAGTTGGGGCGGACAACGTAAGTTGCCAAATGCTTTTACTGAACATGGGGTATCGATGCTTTCCCAGTGTGCTGAACAGTAA
- a CDS encoding L-rhamnose mutarotase, protein MKLLRFFLFLLIFVPGITDIKAADLFVSLKGSDRNAGTKEQPFASLGPAIRKARELRRLNDPSIKGGINIYVEAGVYKLEEPIVLRPEDSGTAESPTQIINISGQQAILSGGVRIGNWQKVKGSIKGLPKSAVGKVWVSDVPTAAGSVLEFRQLWVNGKKATRARDWNEGKMDRILSWDAVAQTCRIPLPKDKDLKNVEGMEMLIHQMWAIANLRIKAVEVKGQEAELHFMQPESRIQSEHPWPAPFISKKAGNSAFYLSNAIQFLDQPGEWYEDLKSRKIYYWPRKEEVLAAANVVVPVLETLVKIEGTIDHPVSYVFFKGISFQHSSWLRPARQGHVPHQAGMYMLDAYKLKIPGTPDKKTLENQAWVGRPAAAVEVSYAQHTGFEACRFEHHASTGLDYKIGTQHNEIKGNLFKDIGGTGILVGTFSDEATEVHLPYHPSDSREICTNESIVGNLVTDVTNEDWGAVGIGAGYVKGIKILHNEVTEVSYSGISMGWGWTKTNNAMSNNTINGNKIHHYGKHMYDVAGIYTLSAQPGSVISNNVVDSIYKAPYPHDPVHWFYLYTDEGSSYFTVKNNWTPEEKNLQNANGPGNVWLNNGPMVADSIKNAAGLPSVYAGLSKYRSNKNDGQSINHLVVEKPKVFELVLKNKKATDRASLEKICLANGIPASAIYQWENHWLIFNEVKDPKLLQQQLAAAFNEAVLKVYDKPFYEFNRQKNCRLEPAKEWDHVILSANLVKDEKMQKEYLDYHATQFEKWPELSQGFCNASFQRLLIFKNGRQLVLVISIPKGANLDELNPRTTLNNPRVDEWNALMKKYQEGIEGTKAGEVWVFFNKN, encoded by the coding sequence ATGAAACTACTTAGGTTCTTTTTGTTCCTGCTGATCTTTGTACCAGGCATCACTGACATAAAAGCTGCCGATCTATTTGTATCGCTAAAAGGTTCTGACCGCAATGCCGGTACTAAAGAACAGCCTTTCGCAAGCCTTGGTCCTGCAATACGTAAAGCACGTGAATTGCGCCGCCTAAATGACCCTTCTATAAAAGGGGGCATAAATATTTATGTGGAGGCAGGAGTTTATAAACTGGAAGAACCCATAGTACTGCGGCCTGAAGATTCTGGTACTGCAGAAAGTCCTACCCAAATTATCAACATCTCAGGCCAGCAAGCAATTTTAAGTGGCGGTGTGAGGATAGGGAACTGGCAAAAAGTAAAAGGTAGCATCAAAGGGCTGCCAAAATCGGCCGTAGGCAAGGTTTGGGTTTCAGATGTACCCACAGCAGCAGGAAGCGTATTGGAATTTAGGCAGCTTTGGGTAAACGGAAAAAAGGCCACTCGTGCCAGAGACTGGAATGAGGGGAAAATGGATAGAATCCTTTCCTGGGATGCCGTAGCACAGACTTGTCGCATTCCTTTGCCAAAAGACAAAGACCTGAAAAATGTAGAAGGAATGGAAATGCTGATCCACCAGATGTGGGCAATAGCAAACCTAAGGATTAAAGCTGTGGAAGTAAAAGGACAAGAGGCCGAATTGCATTTTATGCAGCCAGAAAGCCGCATACAATCAGAGCATCCCTGGCCGGCGCCTTTCATCTCCAAAAAGGCTGGCAACTCTGCATTTTACTTGAGTAATGCCATACAGTTTTTAGATCAACCCGGTGAATGGTATGAAGACCTTAAGAGCAGAAAAATCTATTATTGGCCAAGAAAAGAAGAAGTGCTTGCGGCGGCAAATGTGGTTGTCCCTGTTTTAGAAACCCTGGTTAAAATTGAAGGTACCATAGACCATCCGGTTTCTTACGTATTCTTTAAGGGAATTTCCTTTCAGCATTCCAGCTGGTTGCGTCCGGCAAGGCAGGGGCATGTTCCGCATCAGGCAGGCATGTATATGCTGGATGCCTATAAATTAAAAATCCCAGGAACTCCTGATAAAAAAACACTCGAAAACCAAGCTTGGGTTGGTAGGCCTGCTGCTGCGGTAGAGGTATCCTATGCCCAGCATACTGGCTTTGAAGCTTGTCGTTTTGAACACCATGCTTCTACGGGATTGGATTACAAAATTGGTACTCAGCACAATGAGATCAAAGGAAACCTGTTTAAAGATATTGGTGGAACAGGTATTTTGGTAGGTACATTCTCTGATGAAGCGACCGAGGTTCACTTACCTTATCATCCTTCAGATTCCAGAGAGATTTGTACGAACGAAAGTATTGTTGGCAACCTGGTTACCGATGTGACCAATGAAGATTGGGGGGCAGTTGGTATTGGAGCAGGTTATGTGAAGGGCATCAAAATACTCCATAACGAGGTGACTGAGGTTTCCTACTCGGGCATCAGTATGGGCTGGGGTTGGACAAAAACCAACAATGCGATGAGCAACAACACTATAAATGGCAATAAAATCCACCATTACGGCAAACACATGTATGATGTGGCCGGGATTTATACGCTTTCTGCACAGCCTGGCTCTGTGATCAGTAACAACGTTGTGGACAGTATTTACAAAGCACCTTATCCGCACGATCCAGTGCATTGGTTTTACCTGTATACAGATGAAGGCTCTTCTTATTTCACCGTTAAAAATAACTGGACACCAGAAGAGAAAAATTTGCAGAATGCAAACGGGCCAGGAAATGTATGGTTAAATAACGGGCCTATGGTAGCTGATAGCATTAAAAATGCTGCAGGATTACCTTCAGTTTATGCCGGTTTATCTAAATACCGCTCGAATAAAAATGACGGGCAGTCTATTAACCATCTTGTAGTAGAAAAACCAAAGGTATTTGAACTGGTACTGAAGAACAAAAAGGCTACCGACCGGGCATCACTGGAAAAGATTTGCCTGGCAAATGGCATTCCGGCATCGGCAATCTACCAGTGGGAAAATCATTGGTTGATTTTTAATGAAGTGAAAGACCCCAAGCTTTTGCAGCAGCAATTGGCAGCTGCTTTTAATGAGGCTGTGCTGAAAGTTTATGACAAGCCATTTTATGAATTCAACAGGCAGAAGAACTGTCGTCTCGAGCCAGCTAAAGAATGGGACCATGTGATTTTAAGTGCTAATCTTGTTAAAGATGAAAAAATGCAAAAGGAATACCTGGATTACCATGCCACGCAGTTTGAGAAGTGGCCGGAGTTATCTCAGGGATTTTGCAATGCCAGTTTTCAGCGTTTGCTGATCTTTAAAAATGGCAGGCAGCTAGTGCTGGTGATCAGTATTCCAAAAGGTGCAAACCTGGATGAATTAAATCCGCGCACCACTTTGAATAATCCAAGAGTGGATGAATGGAATGCCTTGATGAAGAAATATCAGGAAGGAATTGAAGGTACTAAAGCCGGTGAAGTGTGGGTGTTTTTTAATAAGAATTAA
- a CDS encoding sodium/solute symporter (Members of the Solute:Sodium Symporter (SSS), TC 2.A.21 as described in tcdb.org, catalyze solute:Na+ symport. Known solutes for members of the family include sugars, amino acids, nucleosides, inositols, vitamins, urea or anions, depending on the system.) — MGNIVAHLTVLDYAIVAAYLGVLMFLGIQASRNNRKRGDDETLFLGDRSLGWQSIGFNMWGTNVGPSMLVAFAGVGFSTGIVAVNFDWYAFVFLMLLALVFAPRYLAAKVSTMPEFMGNRYGDSTRTILAWYALIKIQISWLSLGLYAGGTLVRQILGIPMWESVIVLVAFAGLFTYMGGLAAIAKVNVFQMLLLIAVSILLTVLGLQRAGGLSNVVAHVPGNFWNLFHPASDPAYPWYAIILGYPVAAVAFFCTDQSMVQSVLGAKNLEQGQLGVNFIGWLKILSLPLFIFTGILCRVIFPDLKDENLAYMTMVTNLFPPGLNGLVIVVLIAVLVGTIGSSLNSLSTVFTMDIYAERINKQASNKQLISVGRMSIIVGCILSVGVAIALDSIKGLKFFDVFQSILGFIAPPLSVVFLLTVFWKRTTMLAVNTVLSAGSAFSLLIGVLYLWVFPKDIYTFWPHYLMLSFYTFAFLLVVAVIVSLLDRNPKVYLGSANEQRDMPKTSNKVKIAWGLLALVMVALYIFFNGH; from the coding sequence ATGGGAAATATTGTAGCACATTTAACTGTACTTGATTATGCCATTGTAGCTGCCTACTTAGGGGTGCTGATGTTTTTAGGGATCCAGGCCAGTAGGAATAACCGTAAGCGTGGCGACGATGAAACTTTGTTTTTGGGTGACAGGTCGCTGGGTTGGCAAAGTATCGGCTTTAACATGTGGGGCACCAACGTTGGCCCTTCTATGCTGGTTGCATTTGCCGGGGTTGGCTTTAGCACAGGGATAGTGGCCGTTAATTTTGACTGGTATGCCTTTGTATTCCTGATGCTGCTGGCACTGGTATTTGCACCGCGTTATCTTGCGGCTAAAGTAAGCACCATGCCCGAATTTATGGGGAATCGCTATGGTGATTCAACACGTACTATCCTGGCCTGGTATGCGCTCATTAAAATTCAAATCTCCTGGTTGTCTTTAGGCTTGTATGCCGGCGGTACTTTAGTAAGGCAGATTTTAGGCATTCCGATGTGGGAATCTGTGATTGTGCTGGTTGCATTTGCGGGTTTGTTTACCTACATGGGTGGTTTAGCGGCCATTGCCAAAGTAAATGTTTTCCAGATGCTGCTATTGATTGCCGTGTCTATCCTCCTTACTGTCCTTGGATTGCAACGTGCCGGTGGCTTATCTAATGTGGTTGCGCATGTGCCAGGTAATTTCTGGAACCTTTTCCATCCGGCTAGTGATCCTGCTTACCCCTGGTATGCCATTATACTGGGTTATCCTGTGGCTGCGGTTGCCTTCTTTTGTACAGATCAGTCTATGGTACAATCGGTTTTAGGCGCTAAAAATCTTGAGCAGGGGCAATTGGGCGTAAATTTTATAGGCTGGTTAAAAATACTTTCCCTGCCATTGTTCATCTTTACCGGAATTCTGTGCCGTGTAATTTTTCCCGACCTGAAAGATGAAAACCTGGCCTATATGACAATGGTGACTAACTTGTTTCCTCCGGGTTTAAACGGTTTGGTGATCGTGGTGCTGATAGCCGTGTTGGTGGGTACCATAGGCTCCTCACTCAACTCCTTAAGTACTGTTTTTACCATGGATATTTATGCAGAACGCATCAATAAACAGGCAAGTAATAAACAGCTGATTAGCGTTGGTCGTATGTCCATCATTGTAGGTTGTATTTTATCGGTTGGTGTTGCTATCGCCTTGGATAGTATTAAGGGGCTTAAATTTTTCGATGTATTTCAGTCCATACTTGGCTTTATCGCACCGCCTTTGTCGGTCGTTTTTCTGCTCACCGTATTCTGGAAACGTACCACTATGCTTGCCGTTAATACTGTGTTGTCGGCGGGCTCAGCATTTAGCCTCTTGATTGGTGTGCTCTATCTTTGGGTATTTCCAAAAGATATTTACACTTTTTGGCCACATTACCTGATGCTTTCCTTCTACACTTTTGCTTTCTTACTTGTAGTGGCCGTCATTGTATCCCTATTAGACCGGAACCCTAAAGTTTACCTCGGCAGTGCCAACGAACAACGCGATATGCCGAAAACATCGAACAAGGTAAAAATAGCATGGGGCCTGCTGGCGCTGGTAATGGTTGCTTTATATATTTTTTTTAACGGACATTAA
- a CDS encoding Gfo/Idh/MocA family protein yields the protein MLKLGILGLGEGRSTMSAALASNKIELVKICDASLEVCEQRAKEFDFPHYTTSYQEMLDDVNIDMIAIYTPDHLHANHVKQALLHGKHVVCTKPFIDNLHDANELIALSASSGKNVFIGQSSRFFEPAKRQRKDFEAGLIGDLITIEAQYHADHRWFLEKPWALEQAFKWLYGGLSHPVDFIRWYLPNIDEVMGYGMISSNGKTAGLKNEDTMHFIFKATDGRIARVSGCYTGPTQPAQRDSGMSTILRGTVGASQADYHELRYAVTDKTGEEKIVVWGDSTLKYYFRFEGQSHHAGEYQNYLEYVSDCLESGQTAYPDIKEGVGTVALLQAMDRSLQTGKPVKINDILAEFGISTATLQA from the coding sequence ATGTTAAAATTAGGAATTTTAGGCCTTGGCGAAGGTCGAAGCACCATGTCGGCCGCATTGGCAAGCAACAAAATTGAACTGGTAAAAATCTGCGATGCAAGTTTGGAAGTGTGTGAGCAGCGCGCAAAAGAATTTGATTTCCCACATTATACTACCAGTTATCAGGAAATGCTGGACGATGTCAATATAGACATGATTGCGATTTATACGCCAGATCATTTGCATGCAAATCATGTAAAACAAGCCCTTCTACATGGTAAACATGTGGTGTGTACCAAGCCATTTATTGATAACTTGCATGATGCCAATGAATTGATCGCTCTTTCTGCATCAAGCGGTAAAAATGTATTTATTGGCCAAAGCTCCAGGTTTTTTGAACCAGCTAAGCGCCAGCGTAAAGATTTTGAAGCTGGACTTATTGGCGATCTGATTACGATTGAAGCACAATACCATGCAGATCACCGCTGGTTTCTGGAAAAACCATGGGCCTTAGAGCAAGCTTTTAAATGGCTGTATGGCGGCTTAAGTCACCCGGTCGATTTTATTCGCTGGTACTTGCCAAATATTGATGAGGTGATGGGTTATGGTATGATTAGCAGTAATGGTAAAACGGCTGGCTTGAAAAACGAAGATACCATGCATTTTATATTTAAGGCGACTGATGGACGTATTGCACGTGTAAGTGGCTGTTATACCGGTCCAACACAACCTGCGCAACGTGACAGCGGCATGAGTACCATCCTGCGTGGCACAGTAGGGGCTTCACAAGCTGATTACCATGAACTGCGTTATGCGGTAACTGATAAAACCGGCGAAGAAAAAATTGTAGTTTGGGGCGATTCTACCTTGAAATATTACTTCCGTTTTGAGGGACAAAGTCACCATGCTGGCGAGTACCAAAACTACCTTGAATATGTATCTGATTGTCTGGAAAGCGGGCAAACTGCCTATCCTGATATTAAGGAAGGCGTTGGTACTGTGGCCCTTTTGCAAGCTATGGACCGCTCGCTGCAGACTGGTAAGCCTGTAAAGATTAATGATATTCTTGCCGAGTTTGGTATCTCAACAGCTACACTTCAGGCCTGA
- a CDS encoding DoxX family protein, translated as MKSKILFVLCLLTGLMFINAGLDKFFHYMPMPKEMPEKMMKAFTAFTEIGWLMPLVGVTEVLGGVLLIFGRTRALGAIVLVPLLTGILLANISMAPSGLPIVFVLIAIVIWVMIENKEKYLPMIRK; from the coding sequence ATGAAAAGTAAAATCCTCTTTGTTTTATGCCTGCTAACTGGCCTAATGTTTATTAATGCCGGCTTGGATAAGTTTTTTCATTACATGCCAATGCCAAAGGAAATGCCTGAAAAAATGATGAAAGCATTTACTGCATTTACAGAAATAGGCTGGCTTATGCCTCTCGTAGGTGTAACAGAAGTTCTAGGTGGTGTATTATTGATTTTTGGCAGAACAAGAGCTCTTGGTGCTATAGTTCTGGTTCCACTTTTAACAGGTATACTTCTTGCTAATATCAGCATGGCTCCATCTGGCTTGCCTATTGTATTTGTACTGATTGCCATTGTAATCTGGGTAATGATTGAAAATAAGGAAAAGTACCTGCCAATGATTAGGAAATAA